A genomic stretch from Lathyrus oleraceus cultivar Zhongwan6 chromosome 2, CAAS_Psat_ZW6_1.0, whole genome shotgun sequence includes:
- the LOC127119625 gene encoding uncharacterized protein LOC127119625: MGSSSLPSFIQISTFSQKLTTPQNSSHFSITKRNTQFSCSLSPSPSHNILQKSLPLAASIAILLWSTPAHAGFMSGISGLEAVPGPQLPKIDFLSRINEENQKRYAENDARIKESPLVKKLLEQSKLNKEKNSKEIENKYCLRGAEWGVGDCSAEGMSIEEREKFIAMLKEKVGEK; encoded by the exons ATGGGTTCCTCTTCACTACCATCCTTCATTCAAATCTCAACCTTCTCTCAAAAACTCACCACCCCTCAAAACAGCTCTCACTTTTCTATAACAAAAAGAAACACACAATTCTCCTGCTCCTTATCTCCTTCTCCTTCCCACAACATTCTTCAAAAATCACTTCCTTTAGCTGCTTCAATCGCAATTCTTCTCTGGTCAACTCCTG CACATGCTGGATTCATGTCCGGAATCTCAGGACTAGAAGCTGTTCCTGGTCCTCAGCTTCCTAAGATCGATTTCCTCAGCAGAATAAACG AAGAAAACCAGAAGAGATATGCTGAAAATGATGCAAGAATCAAAGAGTCTCCCTTGGTGAAGAAACTGCTTGAGCAATCTAAGTTGAATAAAGAGAA GAATAGTAAAGAAATAGAGAACAAGTACTGCTTACGTGGTGCAGAATGGGGAGTTGGTGATTGTTCAGCAGAAGGAATGTCTATAGAGGAGAGGGAGAAGTTCATAGCAATGTTGAAAGAGAAGGTTGGAGAAAAGTAA